A genome region from Deinococcus aerophilus includes the following:
- a CDS encoding carbohydrate ABC transporter permease, which translates to MNLKRTNPSLFYLQRTLFYVLVIVIAAYLLFPFFWAVLTSFRRATDLFLPPLQFIGAPTTIDNYIQVFGNPSFRRGLLYSLIVAVGAVAVSLLFGSFAAYALGRFRFRGKQFIMYVILAVSVFPQIAVLGGLFTLITRFGLFDNPLGLMVSYLIFTIPFTVWVLTSFVRDIPGELEEAALVDGASPLQTLFRVLFPVMMPALVTTGLLAFINAWNEYLFALTFMSTNRTVPVVIANYSGASQYDQPWGPIMAASIVVTIPLITLVLIFQRNIVSGLTAGAVKG; encoded by the coding sequence ATGAACCTGAAACGCACCAATCCGAGCCTGTTTTACCTTCAGCGCACGCTGTTCTACGTCCTGGTGATCGTGATCGCCGCCTACTTGCTGTTTCCCTTCTTCTGGGCCGTGCTGACCAGCTTCCGACGCGCCACCGACCTGTTCCTGCCGCCGCTGCAGTTCATCGGGGCACCCACCACCATCGACAACTACATTCAGGTGTTCGGCAACCCCAGCTTCCGCCGGGGCCTGCTGTACAGCCTGATCGTGGCGGTGGGGGCAGTGGCCGTCAGCTTGCTGTTCGGTTCGTTCGCCGCCTACGCGCTGGGACGCTTCCGCTTCCGGGGCAAGCAGTTCATCATGTACGTCATCCTGGCCGTCAGCGTCTTTCCTCAGATTGCCGTGCTCGGCGGCCTGTTCACGCTGATCACCCGCTTCGGCCTGTTCGACAATCCGCTGGGCCTGATGGTCTCGTACCTGATCTTTACCATTCCATTTACCGTGTGGGTGCTCACCTCCTTCGTGCGGGACATTCCCGGCGAGCTGGAGGAGGCCGCCCTCGTGGACGGCGCCTCGCCGCTGCAGACGCTGTTCCGGGTGCTGTTCCCGGTGATGATGCCCGCGCTGGTCACGACCGGCCTGCTCGCGTTCATCAACGCCTGGAACGAGTACCTGTTCGCCTTGACCTTCATGAGCACCAACCGCACCGTGCCGGTCGTGATCGCCAACTACTCGGGCGCGTCGCAGTATGACCAGCCGTGGGGACCGATCATGGCGGCGAGCATCGTGGTGACCATTCCGCTGATTACCCTGGTGCTGATCTTCCAGCGCAACATCGTCTCCGGCCTGACCGCAGGGGCCGTCAAGGGCTAA
- a CDS encoding lipid-A-disaccharide synthase-related protein: MTPAPVLFLSNGTAEDLIGARLAGLHAGPVHYAPLVGEGQAYGRVPGARRVGRVLRLPSGGFPFGSLRSLRADLRAGLIRDSLGQWTDAVRAARGAGAVVVVGDAYALMVGTLAARRAGTALIHVQPLLSAHYLDGLGVVGALRELNALGANLPMPYELRLARSADAVFVRDAATERYYRRRGVAARFAGSFAMDVLPAPERPLSVPSGRPVLALLPGSREDHRESLPVMLRVAARLPDVTALVAWPHGWEAVTLPDGWTLHIQGESEAWATGEGAHVRMLRGAFGAVARAADAALGTSGTASEQLAGLGIPVVAFATTGPQYTAGFARRQGRLLGEALRVLSPDPQALARGVQEVLEGGAVRARAAATGLNRIGPAGALPVIAAEIRRHAGSGNMRSS; encoded by the coding sequence GTGACGCCTGCGCCCGTATTGTTTCTCTCCAACGGCACGGCGGAAGATCTGATCGGAGCGCGGCTGGCCGGGCTGCACGCGGGTCCGGTCCACTACGCACCGTTGGTGGGCGAGGGTCAGGCCTACGGGCGGGTACCGGGTGCGCGGCGGGTCGGGCGGGTGCTGCGGCTGCCCAGCGGAGGCTTTCCCTTTGGCAGCCTGCGCAGCCTGCGCGCCGACCTGAGGGCCGGCCTAATCCGGGACTCGCTGGGCCAGTGGACCGACGCGGTGCGCGCGGCGCGCGGCGCGGGCGCAGTGGTGGTCGTAGGGGATGCCTACGCGCTGATGGTAGGTACGCTGGCGGCGCGGCGGGCAGGCACGGCCCTGATTCACGTGCAGCCGCTGCTGAGCGCCCACTATCTGGACGGCCTGGGGGTCGTCGGGGCCCTGCGGGAACTCAACGCCCTGGGAGCCAACCTGCCGATGCCCTATGAGCTGCGGCTCGCCCGCTCCGCCGACGCGGTGTTCGTGCGCGACGCGGCCACCGAGCGGTACTACCGCCGGCGCGGCGTGGCGGCCCGCTTCGCCGGCAGTTTTGCGATGGACGTGCTGCCCGCCCCCGAGCGCCCGCTGAGTGTTCCCTCCGGCCGCCCGGTTCTGGCGCTGCTGCCCGGTTCCCGTGAGGACCACCGCGAGAGCCTGCCCGTGATGCTGCGGGTGGCCGCACGGCTGCCGGACGTGACCGCCCTGGTGGCCTGGCCGCACGGCTGGGAGGCCGTCACGTTGCCGGATGGGTGGACCCTGCACATTCAGGGGGAAAGCGAAGCGTGGGCCACCGGAGAGGGAGCCCACGTACGAATGCTGCGCGGCGCCTTCGGTGCGGTGGCGCGGGCAGCGGACGCGGCGCTGGGGACGTCCGGCACCGCCAGCGAACAGCTTGCCGGACTGGGCATCCCGGTCGTTGCCTTTGCCACCACCGGACCGCAGTACACGGCAGGGTTCGCCCGCCGTCAGGGCCGGCTGCTGGGTGAGGCCCTGCGCGTGCTGTCCCCGGACCCACAGGCTCTGGCGCGGGGCGTTCAGGAGGTTCTGGAAGGCGGGGCAGTACGGGCACGGGCCGCCGCGACCGGTCTGAACCGCATTGGCCCGGCAGGCGCTCTGCCCGTGATCGCTGCGGAAATCCGGCGGCACGCGGGCAGCGGCAACATGCGGTCAAGCTGA
- a CDS encoding DUF58 domain-containing protein gives MTWLLTALLWLAVVGLLAAGLWWAYRRPPTVLLTREVPPNGFQGTRLSLTLRLHLSSRLPVRYLVEDPPPRTVVPDTAPALAGELLGQETRELRTVLSLNSRGVYPWPGARLHWADPLGLFWRSVPLGEAHHLEVFPTTHGLRLPELLRPLLSEGALSRQLGLDDPISLRSVRDYVPGDPPGRIHWRSSARTGTLSVREPERTAASSVTVYLDVSGGGEVFAESAARLAASLLQEALALELPVSVATNAGATAPGRHAEALHAALLALARLEPDAASPVIPPVRSGGNLIILTARPSPALIAGAMRARATASRVAVVAMPEGFYLEPGERPRRQWVAAPDAVRALEQQAGVLAGAGILVFVLRGNQSVLRLGG, from the coding sequence GTGACGTGGCTGCTCACGGCCCTGCTGTGGCTGGCCGTGGTGGGGCTGCTCGCCGCCGGGCTGTGGTGGGCCTACCGCCGTCCGCCCACGGTCCTGCTGACGCGGGAAGTGCCGCCCAACGGCTTTCAGGGCACCCGCCTGTCCCTGACGCTGCGCCTGCACCTGAGCAGCCGGCTGCCCGTCCGGTATCTGGTGGAGGACCCCCCGCCGCGCACGGTGGTGCCCGATACGGCGCCGGCGCTGGCCGGTGAGCTGCTGGGGCAGGAGACGCGCGAACTGCGCACCGTTCTGAGCCTGAACAGCCGGGGGGTATACCCGTGGCCCGGCGCCCGCCTGCACTGGGCCGACCCCCTCGGCCTGTTCTGGCGCAGCGTGCCGCTGGGCGAAGCGCACCATCTGGAGGTCTTTCCAACCACGCATGGGCTGCGCCTGCCGGAGTTGCTGCGCCCGCTGCTCAGCGAGGGGGCCCTGAGCCGCCAGCTGGGCCTAGACGACCCCATCAGCCTCAGGAGCGTGCGCGACTACGTGCCGGGAGATCCGCCGGGCCGCATCCACTGGCGCTCCAGCGCGCGCACCGGCACCCTGTCGGTCCGCGAACCCGAGCGAACCGCCGCGAGCAGCGTCACCGTGTATCTGGATGTCAGCGGCGGTGGCGAGGTCTTTGCCGAGAGTGCCGCCCGCCTGGCCGCCAGCCTGCTGCAGGAGGCGCTGGCCCTCGAACTGCCGGTCTCGGTGGCGACCAACGCGGGCGCGACCGCCCCGGGCCGGCACGCCGAGGCGCTGCACGCGGCCTTGCTGGCGCTCGCCCGCCTGGAGCCGGACGCGGCGTCGCCCGTGATTCCGCCCGTGCGCAGCGGAGGCAACCTGATCATCCTGACCGCCCGGCCGTCGCCCGCACTGATCGCCGGAGCCATGCGGGCGCGGGCCACCGCCAGCCGGGTCGCCGTGGTGGCGATGCCCGAGGGCTTTTATCTGGAACCCGGTGAGCGGCCGCGCCGTCAGTGGGTCGCCGCCCCCGACGCGGTGCGGGCGCTGGAGCAGCAGGCCGGCGTGCTGGCCGGGGCGGGCATTCTGGTGTTCGTGCTGCGCGGGAACCAGAGTGTGCTGCGGCTGGGGGGCTGA
- a CDS encoding ABC transporter substrate-binding protein: protein MKKAIALFSLTAAIAASSQAGAVQVTLACGTVGQELQLCKDGAARWAKKTGNTVKIFESPNLTNDRLGLYQQQLAAKSDAIDVYQLDIIWPGLLAQHFVDLKGKVPAAEVNAHFKGIIDADTVDGKLVALPWFTDAGLLYYRTDLLKKYGYNAAPKTWTELATMAKKIQDGEKKANSTFTGFVWQGKNYEGLTCDALEWLVSFGGGTIVDNTGKITVNNPNAAKAIDTAASWVKSISPAGVTTYGEEEARGIFQSGNAAFMRNWPYAWALGQSPDSKVKGKIGVAPLPSGGNGNAATLGGWNLGVSMYSKNQAAAIDLVRYLTGAEEQKIRAVEAAYNPTRPALYKDQAVLKANPFFGSLLDVFTSAVARPSGPTKLKYNQVSQAFSGAVSDVLNGKSTGTAAVKKLETDLARIKGRGW, encoded by the coding sequence ATGAAGAAAGCCATTGCACTTTTCAGCCTTACTGCCGCCATCGCGGCGTCCAGCCAGGCCGGAGCCGTTCAGGTCACCCTGGCCTGCGGAACCGTCGGCCAGGAGTTGCAGCTGTGCAAGGACGGCGCGGCGCGCTGGGCCAAGAAGACCGGCAACACCGTCAAAATCTTCGAGAGCCCCAACCTGACCAACGACCGTCTGGGCCTGTACCAGCAGCAGCTGGCCGCCAAGAGCGACGCGATTGACGTCTACCAGCTCGATATCATCTGGCCCGGCCTGCTTGCACAGCACTTCGTGGATCTGAAGGGCAAGGTACCGGCGGCAGAAGTCAACGCGCACTTCAAGGGCATCATCGACGCTGATACCGTGGACGGCAAGCTGGTGGCACTGCCGTGGTTTACCGACGCGGGCCTGCTGTACTACCGCACCGACCTGCTCAAGAAGTACGGTTACAACGCTGCGCCCAAGACCTGGACCGAGCTGGCCACCATGGCCAAGAAGATTCAGGACGGCGAGAAAAAAGCCAACAGCACCTTTACCGGCTTCGTGTGGCAGGGCAAGAACTACGAGGGCCTGACCTGTGACGCGCTGGAATGGCTGGTGTCTTTCGGCGGCGGCACCATCGTCGACAACACCGGCAAGATCACGGTGAACAACCCCAACGCTGCCAAGGCCATCGACACCGCCGCCAGCTGGGTCAAGTCGATCAGCCCCGCCGGCGTCACCACCTACGGCGAGGAAGAAGCGCGCGGCATCTTCCAGTCGGGCAACGCGGCCTTCATGCGCAACTGGCCCTACGCCTGGGCCCTGGGCCAGAGCCCCGACAGCAAGGTCAAGGGCAAGATCGGCGTGGCCCCGCTGCCCAGCGGCGGCAACGGCAACGCCGCGACCCTGGGCGGCTGGAACCTGGGCGTGAGCATGTACTCCAAGAACCAGGCCGCCGCGATTGACCTCGTGCGCTACCTGACCGGCGCCGAAGAGCAGAAGATCCGTGCGGTGGAGGCGGCCTACAACCCCACCCGCCCGGCCCTGTACAAGGACCAGGCCGTCCTGAAGGCCAACCCCTTCTTCGGTAGCCTGCTGGACGTGTTCACCAGCGCAGTCGCCCGTCCGTCCGGCCCCACCAAGCTGAAGTACAACCAGGTCTCGCAGGCCTTCAGCGGCGCGGTCAGCGACGTGCTGAACGGCAAGAGCACCGGCACGGCCGCCGTCAAGAAGCTGGAAACCGACCTCGCACGCATCAAGGGACGCGGCTGGTAA
- a CDS encoding AAA family ATPase, translating into MTPPAVSQPFARTILDNIARVLVGKEAVSGLALAGVLAGGHVLLEDAPGTGKTMLARALALSLGLGFTRVQFTPDLLPGDVTGVSVFRPASGTFEFVPGPIFTGVLLADEINRATPKTQSALLEAMGEGQVTESGVTRPLEQPFVVVATQNPIENEGTYRLPEAQLDRFLLRLSVGYPTLEQEVQMLSRLQGAHPIHALGAVATPAGLLAAREAVQTIHVSEDLRRYLASLVARTRAHGAVALGGGPRASLALQGVAQALAWMEDRAYVTPDDVQRAAPGVLAHRLSLKIEARLQGLSAEEIVREVLRAEPVPVEGSVEGPAQTGPDRGAPAAGPLAGTR; encoded by the coding sequence ATGACCCCACCTGCCGTCTCTCAACCCTTTGCCCGCACCATTCTCGACAACATCGCCCGCGTGCTCGTGGGCAAGGAAGCCGTTTCTGGACTGGCGCTGGCGGGCGTGCTCGCCGGCGGCCACGTGCTGCTGGAAGACGCTCCCGGCACCGGCAAAACCATGCTTGCCCGCGCGCTGGCCCTGAGCCTGGGCCTGGGCTTTACCCGCGTGCAGTTCACCCCGGACCTGCTGCCGGGCGACGTGACCGGCGTCAGCGTGTTTCGTCCGGCCAGCGGCACCTTCGAGTTCGTGCCGGGACCGATCTTCACGGGCGTGCTGCTCGCCGACGAGATCAACCGCGCCACGCCCAAGACCCAGTCGGCGCTGCTGGAGGCGATGGGAGAGGGACAGGTCACCGAATCCGGCGTGACCCGCCCGCTGGAGCAGCCCTTCGTGGTGGTCGCCACCCAGAACCCCATCGAGAACGAGGGCACCTACCGCCTGCCCGAGGCCCAGCTGGACCGCTTTCTGCTGCGGCTCTCGGTGGGCTATCCCACGCTGGAGCAGGAGGTGCAGATGCTCTCGCGCCTGCAGGGCGCACACCCGATTCACGCGCTGGGCGCCGTTGCCACGCCCGCCGGGTTGCTGGCAGCGCGCGAGGCCGTGCAGACCATCCATGTCTCGGAGGACCTGCGGCGCTACCTCGCCTCGCTGGTGGCGCGTACCCGCGCGCACGGAGCCGTGGCGCTGGGGGGCGGGCCGCGCGCCAGCCTGGCGCTGCAGGGGGTCGCGCAGGCGCTGGCGTGGATGGAGGACCGGGCCTACGTCACCCCCGACGACGTGCAGCGTGCGGCGCCGGGCGTGCTGGCCCACCGGCTGAGCCTGAAGATTGAGGCGAGGCTGCAGGGCCTGAGCGCCGAGGAGATCGTGCGCGAGGTTTTGCGGGCCGAGCCCGTGCCGGTAGAAGGATCAGTGGAAGGGCCAGCGCAGACAGGGCCGGACAGGGGAGCCCCGGCCGCCGGTCCGCTGGCCGGGACGCGGTGA
- a CDS encoding M-like protein, whose amino-acid sequence MTPDDDHRTGPVGPQADQPQTEHSGADQKDHKITNVELQFMGRHSAREEIDAEVKASSHESGEYREHGMDKQDVAVEETMDASDPPSTNMGDANRK is encoded by the coding sequence ATGACCCCAGATGACGACCACCGCACTGGTCCGGTTGGACCTCAGGCCGACCAGCCCCAGACCGAGCACTCCGGTGCCGACCAGAAGGACCACAAGATCACCAATGTGGAATTGCAGTTCATGGGCCGCCACAGCGCCCGCGAGGAGATTGACGCCGAGGTCAAGGCGAGCAGCCATGAATCCGGCGAGTACCGTGAGCACGGCATGGACAAACAGGATGTCGCCGTCGAGGAGACCATGGACGCGAGCGATCCGCCCAGCACCAACATGGGAGACGCGAACCGGAAGTAG
- a CDS encoding DUF4129 domain-containing protein — protein sequence MTAQGEPLSAHGAQTQDAPSQVSWRAYGLALLPLAAAGWLPWWATALLCGLFGVAVRWPRWEEGRLLLSLLIVGGVATAAVPAALAVGQGALIGLALRYLALFFVVLALGWSATRITDAGRRSRAALGPVLLIGLVAPQPGLLLALAGGVLAGGGRDERVGGRPVTPAPRVWWVAGAALAAAVLLSVLLPRWTVDWAALGTPGTPPSAVQTRPPAAPPPPELTQSPAAPAVPGVQLPFQLTMNTISLPLDVMLLGGLLLLLAGGALMFRFRREGGRRPHLVELLMVASLLLTGALWLAAGVLLSGGDGGGSGTAQQPAAGGGNALGELLGNITARRQIDISGFAQAVLGLSLLMVFALAAVLVWLNWTQPREKQDSGEASLLPGTASAAAVQPALHRVRHAYRQAEAELRGHGRARGAAETPAGYAARLSAADPALAAPLDRLTRAYAPVRYGGRVTDEDAADAEAAARELAGVLPGLPPPHDLPDHSPDDAPDSPLHKDTP from the coding sequence ATGACAGCGCAGGGTGAACCCTTGAGCGCCCACGGGGCGCAGACGCAGGACGCTCCCTCACAGGTGTCGTGGCGGGCCTATGGGCTGGCGCTGCTGCCCCTGGCGGCGGCGGGCTGGCTGCCGTGGTGGGCCACCGCGCTGCTGTGCGGGCTGTTCGGCGTGGCGGTGCGCTGGCCGCGCTGGGAGGAGGGCCGGCTGCTCCTGAGCCTGCTGATCGTGGGCGGGGTGGCGACTGCGGCGGTACCGGCCGCGCTGGCCGTGGGGCAGGGGGCGCTGATCGGGCTGGCGCTGCGCTACCTCGCCCTGTTCTTCGTGGTGCTGGCGCTGGGCTGGTCGGCGACCCGGATCACCGACGCGGGGCGGCGCAGCCGGGCGGCGCTGGGACCGGTGCTGCTGATCGGACTGGTCGCTCCTCAGCCGGGGCTGCTGCTGGCGCTGGCCGGCGGCGTGCTGGCCGGCGGGGGCCGCGACGAGCGAGTGGGGGGCCGCCCCGTGACGCCGGCTCCCCGCGTGTGGTGGGTGGCGGGCGCGGCGCTGGCCGCTGCGGTGCTGCTCAGCGTGCTGTTGCCGCGCTGGACTGTGGACTGGGCGGCGCTGGGGACGCCGGGGACGCCGCCGTCCGCCGTTCAGACCCGTCCGCCCGCTGCTCCGCCGCCCCCAGAACTGACCCAGTCTCCCGCCGCTCCGGCTGTGCCCGGCGTGCAACTGCCGTTTCAGCTCACCATGAACACCATCTCCTTGCCCCTCGACGTGATGTTGCTCGGTGGCTTGCTGTTGCTGCTGGCGGGCGGCGCGCTGATGTTCCGGTTTCGCCGGGAGGGAGGCCGCCGGCCCCATCTCGTCGAGCTGCTGATGGTGGCCAGCCTGCTGCTGACCGGGGCGCTGTGGCTGGCGGCAGGTGTGCTGCTGTCCGGCGGCGACGGCGGAGGTTCGGGGACGGCGCAGCAGCCCGCTGCTGGTGGGGGCAATGCCCTGGGAGAACTGCTCGGCAACATCACCGCGCGGCGGCAGATCGACATCAGCGGGTTCGCGCAGGCGGTTCTGGGGCTCAGTCTCCTGATGGTGTTCGCGCTGGCCGCGGTGCTGGTCTGGCTGAACTGGACTCAGCCCAGGGAGAAACAGGACAGCGGGGAAGCCTCACTGCTGCCGGGAACGGCCTCTGCCGCCGCCGTTCAGCCCGCCCTGCACCGGGTGCGCCACGCCTACCGGCAGGCCGAGGCGGAGTTGCGCGGGCATGGACGCGCCCGTGGGGCGGCCGAGACTCCGGCCGGGTACGCCGCGCGGCTCTCCGCCGCCGACCCGGCGCTGGCGGCCCCGCTGGACCGGCTGACCCGTGCCTACGCTCCGGTGCGTTACGGTGGGCGCGTTACCGATGAGGACGCCGCCGACGCCGAGGCCGCGGCGCGCGAGCTGGCCGGGGTGCTGCCCGGTCTGCCCCCGCCCCACGATCTGCCGGACCACTCGCCGGATGATGCCCCCGACTCCCCACTCCACAAGGACACTCCATGA
- a CDS encoding carbohydrate ABC transporter permease, producing MTVNAPAKPPTAPPAPKQKRVRGIEGARAWQAFWLLLPTLIAIALVAGFPLYRTIFFSVQEANLTTPGQATYVGLQNFWFTTAEGIGLGFLQDPQWWQAVRNTLTFTVVSVFLETVFGMIVALVVNSAFRGRAFLRTAMLVPWAIPTVVSAQMWAYMYNDSFGLIGQGVLGGQALLADPSSAIWALIAVDVWKTTSFMALLILAGLQSLPGDMYEAADMDGASKWTQFWRLTLPLLRPALLVALVFRSLDALRVFDIMYVMLGANDAASTSMTGYARQQLIDNQLLGVGSAVSVAIFIIIMAIVVAYVTAFRVKFD from the coding sequence ATGACTGTAAACGCCCCCGCCAAGCCTCCAACTGCCCCACCCGCACCCAAGCAAAAAAGGGTGCGCGGCATCGAGGGTGCCCGCGCGTGGCAGGCCTTCTGGCTGCTGCTGCCCACCCTGATCGCCATTGCGCTGGTGGCCGGATTTCCGCTGTACCGAACCATCTTCTTCTCGGTTCAGGAAGCCAACCTGACCACGCCGGGTCAGGCGACCTACGTGGGCCTGCAGAACTTCTGGTTCACCACCGCCGAGGGCATCGGCCTGGGTTTCTTGCAAGATCCGCAGTGGTGGCAGGCCGTGCGCAACACCCTGACCTTCACAGTGGTCTCGGTGTTCTTGGAGACGGTGTTCGGCATGATCGTGGCCCTGGTCGTGAACAGCGCGTTCCGGGGCCGCGCCTTTTTGCGCACGGCCATGCTGGTGCCGTGGGCCATTCCCACGGTGGTCTCGGCACAGATGTGGGCCTACATGTACAACGACTCGTTCGGCCTGATCGGTCAGGGGGTGCTGGGAGGACAGGCGCTGCTCGCCGATCCCTCATCGGCCATCTGGGCGCTGATCGCCGTGGACGTGTGGAAGACCACCTCGTTCATGGCCCTGCTGATTCTGGCGGGTCTGCAAAGCCTGCCGGGCGACATGTACGAGGCCGCCGACATGGACGGCGCGTCCAAGTGGACCCAGTTCTGGCGGCTGACCCTGCCGCTGCTGCGGCCCGCGCTGCTGGTGGCGCTGGTCTTCCGCAGCCTGGACGCCCTGCGCGTCTTCGACATTATGTACGTGATGCTGGGGGCCAACGACGCCGCCAGCACCAGCATGACCGGCTACGCCCGTCAGCAGCTGATCGATAACCAGCTGCTCGGTGTGGGCAGCGCCGTATCGGTGGCCATCTTCATCATCATCATGGCGATCGTGGTGGCCTACGTCACCGCCTTCCGCGTGAAGTTCGACTGA
- the rpoD gene encoding RNA polymerase sigma factor RpoD: MAESTKVSPETTDPQTLAPEVSTPEVAKKRARVGGPKKETAPKVPAPAADSAVKKPAAKKPAAKKAAPAAKKTAESAAEGAAQPSAAPAKKAAPKKAAAKPAPASASEAPAKAAKKPEAAPKAAGKSAASPKSSAADKPYYAHPSIQELLKSGKAAGILASEDIATALGTALEANGIDPENADAFEDLQLYLAAQNIEVQDVDEDEEETDEDAEAEDGPVAARATNEPDDEEKYFDDMPRAVSNDPVRQYLHEIGRVPLLTLEEEIALARRIEEGEEARKILEEDLEVDDRGRRRLMRQTEDGASARQGLIEANLRLVVSIAKKYTGRGLGFLDLIQEGNQGLIRAVEKFEYRRRYKFSTYATWWIRQAINRAIADQARTIRIPVHMVETINKLTRTARQLQQELSREATHEEIAEAMGPGWDANKVEEVQKVSQEPVSLETPIGDEKDSFYGDFIPDDNLDSPVDNAAKTLLSEELEKALSKLTEREAMVLKFRKGLVDGREHTLEEVGQRFNVTRERIRQIENKALRKLKYHESRTRKLRDFLD; this comes from the coding sequence ATGGCAGAGTCCACCAAAGTATCACCCGAGACCACCGATCCGCAGACCCTGGCCCCCGAGGTCAGCACCCCAGAAGTCGCCAAGAAGCGGGCCCGCGTAGGCGGACCCAAAAAGGAAACGGCCCCCAAGGTGCCTGCCCCGGCCGCAGACAGCGCGGTCAAGAAGCCGGCCGCCAAGAAACCGGCGGCCAAAAAGGCCGCCCCGGCCGCCAAGAAAACGGCCGAATCGGCGGCGGAAGGTGCGGCTCAGCCCAGCGCAGCTCCGGCCAAGAAGGCCGCGCCCAAGAAGGCGGCGGCCAAGCCTGCTCCGGCCTCTGCCTCCGAGGCTCCGGCCAAGGCGGCCAAGAAGCCCGAGGCCGCTCCCAAGGCGGCGGGCAAGAGTGCCGCCTCGCCCAAGTCCAGCGCCGCCGACAAGCCGTACTACGCGCACCCCAGCATTCAGGAACTGCTCAAGTCCGGCAAGGCGGCGGGCATCCTGGCGAGCGAGGACATCGCCACCGCGCTGGGCACCGCGCTGGAGGCCAACGGCATCGACCCGGAGAACGCCGACGCCTTCGAGGATCTGCAGCTGTATCTGGCGGCCCAGAACATCGAAGTTCAGGACGTTGATGAGGACGAGGAGGAGACCGACGAGGACGCCGAGGCCGAGGACGGTCCGGTGGCCGCCCGCGCCACCAACGAGCCCGACGACGAGGAAAAATACTTTGACGACATGCCGCGTGCGGTCAGCAATGACCCCGTGCGTCAGTACCTGCACGAGATCGGTCGGGTGCCGCTGCTGACCCTAGAAGAGGAGATCGCGCTGGCCCGCCGCATTGAGGAGGGCGAGGAGGCGCGCAAGATCCTGGAAGAGGACCTGGAGGTGGACGACCGGGGCCGCCGCCGCCTGATGCGTCAGACCGAGGACGGCGCGTCCGCGCGTCAGGGCCTCATCGAGGCCAACCTGCGTCTGGTGGTCTCGATTGCCAAGAAGTACACCGGCCGCGGCCTGGGCTTCCTGGACCTGATTCAGGAGGGCAACCAGGGGCTGATCCGCGCGGTGGAGAAGTTCGAGTACCGCCGCCGCTACAAGTTCTCCACGTACGCCACGTGGTGGATCCGGCAGGCCATCAACCGCGCCATTGCCGACCAGGCCCGTACCATCCGCATTCCAGTGCACATGGTCGAGACCATCAACAAGCTGACCCGCACCGCGCGGCAGCTGCAGCAGGAACTCTCGCGCGAGGCGACCCACGAGGAAATTGCCGAGGCGATGGGGCCCGGCTGGGACGCCAACAAGGTCGAGGAAGTCCAGAAGGTCAGCCAGGAGCCGGTGAGCCTGGAAACGCCCATCGGCGATGAGAAGGACAGCTTCTACGGCGACTTCATTCCCGACGACAACCTCGACAGCCCGGTGGACAACGCTGCCAAGACCCTGCTCAGCGAGGAGCTGGAAAAGGCCCTGAGCAAGCTCACCGAGCGCGAGGCGATGGTCCTGAAGTTCCGCAAGGGCCTCGTGGATGGCCGCGAGCACACCCTGGAAGAGGTGGGGCAGCGCTTCAACGTCACCCGCGAGCGCATCCGCCAGATCGAGAACAAGGCGCTGCGCAAGCTCAAGTACCATGAAAGCCGCACCCGCAAACTGCGCGATTTCCTGGACTGA